A part of Haloarchaeobius sp. HME9146 genomic DNA contains:
- a CDS encoding co-chaperone YbbN, producing the protein MTSTDELDDIRESKREQLISEQDGAESPDEPVQVDSPDHFQELVDTYDVALVDFYADWCGPCIALGEFIGEVAAETDAAVLKVNVDQQQQLAGQFGVQSIPNMLVFKDGEPVQRLVGLKDKSELVAAVEAAA; encoded by the coding sequence ATGACGTCCACCGACGAACTCGATGATATCCGCGAATCGAAACGAGAACAGCTCATCTCCGAGCAGGACGGCGCAGAGTCCCCGGACGAACCGGTGCAGGTCGACAGCCCTGACCACTTCCAGGAACTCGTCGACACGTACGACGTGGCCCTCGTGGACTTCTACGCCGACTGGTGTGGCCCGTGTATCGCGCTCGGCGAGTTCATCGGAGAGGTCGCCGCCGAGACCGACGCCGCGGTGCTCAAGGTGAACGTCGACCAGCAGCAACAGCTCGCCGGACAGTTCGGCGTCCAGAGCATCCCCAACATGCTCGTGTTCAAAGACGGCGAACCGGTCCAGCGCCTCGTCGGCCTGAAGGACAAGAGCGAACTCGTCGCCGCGGTCGAAGCCGCGGCCTGA
- a CDS encoding TIGR00725 family protein: protein MRVSVIGGSSVADESYDIAEEVGYRLGQRGHTVICGGLTGVMRAVAEGANNGGGTTIGILPGENYDGANAYIDIPIATGMGHARNSLVAMNGDAVIAIDGAWGTLSEIALSKVYDRPVVGLNTHDVPGLDEVETAEEAVAYVESNR from the coding sequence ATGCGAGTCAGCGTCATCGGTGGGAGTTCTGTCGCGGACGAATCGTACGACATCGCCGAGGAGGTCGGCTACCGCCTCGGCCAGCGGGGCCACACGGTCATCTGTGGCGGGCTGACCGGTGTGATGCGCGCCGTCGCCGAGGGTGCGAACAACGGCGGCGGCACGACCATCGGCATCCTGCCCGGCGAGAACTACGACGGCGCGAACGCCTACATCGACATCCCCATCGCGACCGGGATGGGCCACGCCCGGAACTCGCTGGTCGCGATGAACGGTGACGCCGTCATCGCCATCGACGGGGCGTGGGGGACCCTCTCGGAGATCGCCCTCTCGAAGGTGTACGACCGTCCGGTCGTCGGCCTGAACACGCACGATGTCCCGGGCCTCGACGAGGTTGAGACGGCCGAAGAAGCGGTCGCGTACGTCGAATCGAACCGGTAA
- a CDS encoding helix-turn-helix domain-containing protein — translation MDDRDGEPAVSRDESPPIGVDWETRWHAIRQLLGRKWSFHVVRLLDDGPRGFSELESELEGMTATMLSRRLDELQCSGLVERRVQATSPPSTSYRLTTGGEHVATALRSLEAATEQVECPTDACRDGDACESNSSAAVCDPESVDCACLS, via the coding sequence ATGGACGACAGAGACGGCGAACCGGCGGTCTCCCGGGACGAGTCGCCGCCGATCGGTGTCGACTGGGAGACGCGCTGGCACGCCATCCGACAGCTGCTCGGGCGCAAGTGGTCGTTCCACGTGGTCCGCCTGCTGGACGACGGCCCGCGCGGGTTCTCCGAGCTGGAATCCGAACTCGAGGGGATGACCGCGACCATGCTCTCGCGGCGGCTCGACGAACTGCAGTGCTCGGGGCTGGTGGAACGTCGTGTCCAGGCCACCTCGCCGCCATCGACGTCGTATCGACTCACCACGGGCGGGGAACACGTGGCAACCGCGCTCCGGAGCCTGGAAGCCGCGACGGAGCAGGTCGAGTGTCCCACGGACGCGTGCCGGGACGGCGATGCGTGTGAATCGAACTCCAGTGCCGCGGTCTGTGACCCAGAATCGGTCGACTGCGCCTGTCTTTCGTAA
- a CDS encoding ribonuclease H-like domain-containing protein, whose translation MRIENSFIPVRGVGEQTERKLWRSGVTHWDDFDGSVVGPTTADRIEAFIDEARDRLAREDTRFFGEAFPNQESWRLYENFRDRTCFFDIETTGLSKERDRVTTVSFHQGDETTTLVQGDDLTAETLSEQFEDAALMATFNGARFDVPFLETSFDVDLDLPHIDLMYPCKRIGLDGGLKTIEKDVGIARDGPDISGRDAVRLWNEYERGSQEALDTLVEYNRDDTRNLQTLMDIVSDSLHADVFEAEQ comes from the coding sequence GTGCGAATCGAGAACAGTTTCATCCCGGTTCGGGGTGTGGGCGAGCAGACGGAGCGAAAGCTGTGGCGGTCGGGCGTGACCCACTGGGACGACTTCGACGGGTCGGTCGTCGGGCCGACGACGGCGGACCGAATCGAGGCGTTCATCGACGAGGCGAGGGACCGGCTGGCACGCGAGGACACCCGTTTCTTCGGGGAGGCGTTCCCCAACCAGGAGAGCTGGCGGCTCTACGAGAACTTCCGTGACCGGACCTGCTTCTTCGACATCGAGACCACCGGCCTGTCGAAGGAACGCGACCGTGTGACGACCGTCTCGTTCCACCAGGGCGACGAGACCACGACGCTGGTCCAGGGCGACGACCTGACCGCCGAGACCCTCAGTGAGCAGTTCGAAGACGCCGCGCTGATGGCGACGTTCAACGGCGCGCGCTTCGACGTGCCGTTCCTCGAGACCTCCTTCGACGTGGACCTCGACCTGCCCCACATCGACCTCATGTACCCGTGTAAGCGCATCGGGCTCGATGGCGGGCTGAAGACCATCGAGAAGGACGTGGGAATCGCCCGTGACGGCCCGGACATCTCGGGACGCGATGCGGTCCGGCTCTGGAACGAGTACGAGCGCGGGAGCCAGGAGGCGCTCGACACGCTCGTCGAGTACAACCGCGACGACACCCGGAACCTCCAGACGCTGATGGACATCGTCTCGGACTCGCTCCACGCGGACGTGTTCGAGGCGGAGCAGTAG
- a CDS encoding thioesterase family protein — MREDPFVVDIDMRYNDVDLLGHVNNAIYVSYLEEARVEYLPEVLGDTDALDGVIANLEIDYHRPITLEDDVEVAIAITEVGNSTLHFEYEVRASGKVAATATTVQVAYDAEAEESRELPEAWKQRVREFEGL, encoded by the coding sequence ATGCGCGAGGACCCCTTCGTCGTCGATATCGATATGCGGTACAACGACGTGGACCTGCTGGGCCACGTGAACAACGCTATCTACGTGAGCTATCTCGAGGAGGCGCGGGTGGAGTACCTCCCCGAAGTACTGGGCGACACCGACGCGCTCGACGGTGTCATCGCCAACCTGGAGATCGACTACCACCGGCCCATCACGCTGGAGGACGACGTCGAGGTCGCCATCGCCATCACCGAGGTCGGCAACTCGACGCTGCACTTCGAGTACGAGGTCCGTGCGTCGGGCAAGGTCGCCGCGACCGCGACGACGGTGCAGGTCGCCTACGACGCCGAGGCCGAGGAATCCCGTGAACTTCCCGAGGCGTGGAAGCAGCGCGTCCGCGAGTTCGAGGGACTCTGA